TGGGGATAAACCAGCCTAAAAACTGGAACTGTAGTGTGATAGGCCAGAGCCATAAGTGAACTGAGGCCCTGGCTTTTTAGGTGTGTACAGTTTGGGCATGGGTGTTTCTACTGAGAGATATTTTTCATCTAATACCTGTGAAGTGCAATTTGTCCCAGTTGACTGTAAAATTTAGCAGTGCATGTGTTCTTTTAGTTCATAATATTTTGTTGCAGAGGAAGACATGTAGGGTTTGTAAAATCTCTGTAAGCCATTGGTTTGCTGGGGCCAAATGAGCTGTTGCTCGTCAGCAGGCCAGTGTGTTACCCGCCGTGTGCGTTCACTCTCTGCTTCAGTTGCGAAGGAAAAGGCATTCCTTCAGTCACTGTTATTTTCCTTCACACTTCCAGCGGACGAGGAATATACACATGGCCTGTTAATACAAATCAGATCGTGAGATATGACTCACTATGCTGTAGTAACTTGATTTTTTGCAACAGTTACGCATATCTGTGATTAACAAAGCTTGTCTTGGCCAATGTTAGAGCTGTGACTAAAGCCAGTCTTGTTAGGCATTCATCATCCAGATTTATTTCCTTGTCAAAAGTTTTCTTAAATAAGGTTTCTTCGAAGAAACATTGCCATGCCATCAATTTTCCCTGGCAGATGTATTGAttgaaataaatgtgtttttcaTGCCACTCAAGAACTGAATTGACAGATCATGCACTGAATACAATAAATGTAACTACTGTTTTTATTGCTACTATGATCATTACTGTATCGCACCATTGATGGCAGCAGCATCTCATAAGAGCAGAGACACATCTACATGTTAATAAAAATCCTCCTCCCGTGTGAAAAGGTTTTCAAATCACCTGAATGATTGTTTTTTTGAGATGGCCCAGACATCATTCCTCATTTCCAAAAGTGGAGCAGCCTTCTGTCAGGTTTTCTGCTCTTATTGCATATATATTATTTTCAGAGGGATTCAAAAGCTTTTAACCACTGCGCCTTATGTGATTCACACATCTCCGCGTATAATGCATCAGAAAATAGTATCAGCCCCACAGGATAGCCTGTCCCAGTATTGCATTTCTCTAGGCTAATGCACAGTTGGGCAACAGCTTAATTCATACACATATCATATTTTAACACAGATGCTTTTTCTTAATTGTCCCTCCCTCCTGTTCAGTCTCTGGGTAGAGAAGGGTGCTAATTTTCTCTGAAacctgtttctttctcctccattgtttctttcttttgcagaaaaGATGCTAGCAGGGCTTACAAAAAATTGGACTGAAGGTGATCCTTTCAGGATGAGCCTCCAGACAGCAGGGATGTTGCTGATTCCATTAGGGCTGGCTGTGCAGTTCCTGGAGTGGCAGGAGCTCCTCTGGGTTTTTGCACCAGTCCCTTCCAGTGCCTTCCTTTCCACCTTGGGAGTGTTTTTACTTTCAGCTCCCTCTCCTGTCCCTCTCTTTGTTTACTCAGCcatcttcctgcttttctctgctggacttctgcTGATGCTTGCACATCTGGAGTGACTCCAGAAATGCCCCCAGTAGCTGCCATGGATTCCCTCAGGAGCCCCAGGAGGGAAGAAGGACTATGGACTTCACCTGGGTCCTTCTGATGGCCAGGTTGCCAgtccctttctgctcctccaacATGGAGATGAACTTTGTATCAATGAGCACAATATCCCTCTAGTCCTTACAGCAGCTTTGTGTCAAGAGAGCCAAATGAAGGCAGCACTTTTCTTTGAGATGCCCTTGGAAGCTGTGCCTGTCTGCTGCTAACAGACAGGGACCAAGGTACCCTTGTAGTCATCAACTGCAGCTAAGGGAGGAAGGAGGCCTTTGCAGAGCTGTAATTAAGAGAGGGTACTGCTCACCAAATAATATTGCAGTGATTGAAGAGCAGACCAGAGAACTGTGATTTATAGTGCCAGAGGTTTATGGCTCACTGTGAATGTAGCAGCTAAAGGGACTATATCATTGCTGCATCTCTGAGCCACCCCAGCTGTCAAAACTTAAAATGAGTGGCTGAATGAGCTTCTGCTTTTGAATTCTGTATCTGCATACAATTTCCAAAGAGGTCTTCTCAGTGTTATGTGTCTCTCAGATCTGCTAGAAATATCAAATAGTACCAAATGGTTGGTTCCAGCTTCATACCAAAGGGACCATGACTGTGTGGTTATCATGAAGACacttctgaaacagaaaaaatagtgtcaccttcttttaggtctgtgtGTTTCCTCTGTAGTCAGTGGCTTAgcacagctgcagttcagatCTATTAAATATTATTCTGGGTTTTTTAGGGAGTGATGAGATGAacttggaaagaaaagagaacttcGTTACCAACCTCTGGTTTTCTTCAGACTGTTTAAATATTGGAATGAGTTGATAACTGAGAAAATTTTTTACAGGTCCAGGCAAAATTAAGCCTTCAAATGTATTTTCTGCAAATTCGAAAAAAAGGGATAGAAGGGAATGGCTCAAATAGCTGTGAGGATTTCTGAGGTCATTAttattgagggggaaaaaatgattcTTATATGGGTGACATTTTCTGAAACTCTAATGGGGTTGCAGTAGTACCATTGACTAACACAATCAGAATTGCAAACAGATCTCTGCCTAGTATGGGAGTGTGTAAAATACACAGCTCTACTGATAACACAGTTTGTATCAAAGATCAGTTTAGCTGTGTGGGCTGGCTCCAGGTGCCTTACGTAATTCCTAAGATGGTTTCTGTGCACAACCACAAAGTTGACAATGTGTGTACATATGTGCAGGAAGAACAAACTGCTGAGTATCAACTGTTTAAATGAGAAGTACTGTCTTTTGATTTAGGTTGTTTACTTTGACCATGGTTTTTGATAAACTCCCAGGGAAaggtctttctctgattttgCGTAGGATTCAAAGGCAGCAACAGCATCTGCGACGGTGAAAatctgagaagaaaaatttgcctgtatttatttatgtttattATAATGATAATGTGGATTGTCGCCATCTGGAATATAGTTTTGTactagtttcttttttttaaaaaaagtgtttgaaaaAGGTACTCTAAGTATTTTAAGTCATCCATTTGAAACAGCCTGGTAAGCGTGCTCTTTCaccatttcagtattttctgaaACCCTGACACTGTCCCTTGAATGTTGACAGTTCCTCTTTGCTTTTAGAAATTCATTTTTCTGCCGACAAATTTAGCTCAGTCCACCAAaaccttatttttcatttctctctctctctcccatccTGACAAACAGCAATAGGTAGCAACTGCTAACTAATGACTCTTTCTGGTGCCAGTGAAGGGTTTGATTATATGCCCAGACTCCAAATAGAGCCCTTTTTGATTTTCTTGTGAataggaggaagagaaaacacTGTATTGGGGCCTCATATTTTAAGCTGAACAGATAGAGTACTAATCTTACTTCAGTTCAGTGACAGACAATTGTTTTTTAATTAGTTGGAGGTTTTTTATGTGGAAATGTTTCTCTCCTTATTCGAAACAATCGGagcagatgggaaaaaaaagctgacaTTGTAGGTTTCAGAACTGATAATGCCTGTGCTGGTTATAGCCGCTCTACCTTCCCTTGCAGTGAGCCCAGGACTTCTGCTCATTTACAGGCTGTGCAGCATAGGGATGATACAGGGACAAAGAACTTGGGCTGCTAGTAGCCAAGGAGCTTGAATCTTCTGTAAAATGAAGAGATGCAAATGCCAGGAATTGCAGAGTCGGTAGTTAAATTCTTACTGTAGCTCCTCACTCTTTCCCTGCACGTACAccgaaaaaaatgtaaatactaCTGCCCTGGACCATATCTACTTACCACTCACTCCTGGGCTTATCTCCAATTCACAaggactttctttttttaaaaggaagactgaagctttaaaataaatcacatGGCTTCGTGACAAAATTAATTACTGTGAGGTGGGTGACAAGCCATTGGAGCATGGTGAGGATTTGACTTTTCAACATCAGGTGCTAGAGAGATCTTCACTTGACTGGTAGCACCAATGACAGCTCAGAGAATTTTTTCTATTTGCTCAGCTGCTTCTAAAGAGTTGGTTAGACATCCACTTCTTCAGAGAAGATCGGTGTTGTTCAAtaatgttctttaaaaaaacgcAGATTGGTACCACAGTTATTAAGGTTTGACTTGGGGAATGCACTTTACAAGTCTTTGGTAGGAGATGTGTTCCCCACTTTCAGCTTTGGACTTGGGCTGGCCAATAGTGAGCCTTCCTCTATGCTGTGCCAGGTCAGAGAAATCCCATGCTGTGTCACTCAGCACCTGGCTGGCTCCAccctctctctttctgaagCACAACCAAGCAGGGAGGTGAGGGTGAAGGCTGTGTAGAGCACTCAAAAAGAATGatgtgtatttaaaatatttttcattttacttgaGGAGTCAAGAAATCAATGCTCAGTAGTTGCCTGGTTGAGAACTGTAGCACTGTATACCAGATTTCTTGATGGAAGTGGTGTGTGTATTCTTTCATAGGATGAGATTTATTCCACTCTGTTGCTTATCAGCATGGACAAATATATTGCACTTTCCTGCTGAAACAAGCTGGCTGCACTTCCCTGCTTTTATGTAATTACTGAAGGTTTTGCTGTCTGTTGTGATGCGATTTTCAAAGACATGTGAAACAGCAAAACACGCTGGTGGAATGACAAGCAGTAACAGTTCATCCTTTCTTAGAGTCCTGTCCCAAAGTGGAGAGGATTagaccacagccccagacacaAGGAGAAGGGGGTCAGTTCCCAGAGGAGCCCCCCACAGCACCTGCAGTCAGAGCACACCATTCCATGAGACTTAGTGTTGGGAAGGGAGATTTTCCTTGCACACtgccctctgctctgcctgatGCTGCTATAGAGAATGACTCAAAGGGAAGgtgccttttcttccttctccttttgaGGAGCGAGTGGaggaaagagagcagaagaatGGTGTTTTGATCCGCCTGTTTCTCATTCTGGTTGCATAAACACACCAGAGTATTTCTCTAAATTAAATTAAGCAAACCTTTCATGTTCTCTCCCTGCTTCCAGAAAGCTAATGTGGCTGCTTGCAGATTTGCAGCTACGGAGGAGACAAAGACCTGTAGTGCGCACAGACTCAAGTGCTGAGCAGTGTCATGCTGAAAGAACTGCACAAGCTTTAATAGCATATAAAAGCTCTCTGGGCATCAAGCAAAAATCTGTTTAAATCCCTGCCGGGGATGAGAGCACAGCACGTATTATCAGCACATGCACAGACACAGAAAGTCTCTCAGAACATTTGCATTTTGGATTTGTTGAAATTAGAAGGTTTCAACCTTTCCAAAAAGGTTGAAATGGTGGAAGGAGTAATTTTAAGACTTCAAATTCTCCGTGTCCTCATAGAAATATTTAGGGctcttcccttttctctgcATGTGTCTGAGTTACACTGATCCAAATGGCAATTTTTCTTGAACATATGTGATGTAAAAACACATAGGCTTCTCTTTCATATTAATAATCATAATTTCCTACTCAGATGTTGACAATCCCAAGTATTCCCTGCCCCACATGGTGAAGAACTGACCCCCACCACGCATGGCACTGAACACGCAGCAGAAAAAGCCCCCAGGCTGCAATTCCTCATGAAAGCAGATCCTTTTCCTAGCGAGCACATGTGTAGAGCTGTGTATCTGGAGACACAGTGCGTGGACAGACCTCAGATGAAATGTGGAAGGCGTCTGTGAGGCAGAATGATGCAAGCTGAACTGGAGCAGAATGTGATGCTTTTGTGGATCAGTGGTGAGCAGGTCAGATCATGAGGTAGTACATATTGCttctttggggggaaaattgctATTTCGGTAAGGTTTGACTCTAGGGAAGTTTTGTCTGACTAAGATTTCCCTTATTTTGATAACTAATTAGCCAGACTAAAATCTCTCCGCAAAGAGTCCTTGTAACTCAAGGACTATTGTATTAGTGATCTGTATCAAGTGGCATAGCTGGAGCTACCAGTCAGAGGAATATAGGGCAGGTGGATGAATGGTTTCTCCAATATCAAACAGATGCAGCAAAAATTAATTCAGGCACAGGAAAATAAGTGCTATTAGGTTGAAAATGTTAACTCAGTCACCAATAGTCATCtgtaaatgagagaaaaaagtaAGAAGAGAAGACCATGGCCACTGAATATAAGATTCTTGCCTAATTTAAGAGGAAAATGAGTATGCCTCTACTTACCTGATTAAGTAGAAGGTAAATAGGAGCGAGTTGGAGAAAGATCTTTCCCTTCTTGTCCATTAACTGGATGTGACTGCCACTTCAACGATGacagccctccctccctccagttTCAGCAACTCAAATAGCAGCAGACAAAGACTGGGAATAGGCAGTGTGGATAAGCTGGTTATTGAATGTTTGGACTGTGACCCCCTTCTTTTTCCAGTCAGGCTGTTAAATATTCATGTAAGTGGGCTCAGATAGATCCTTGCCATCTGTCTGTATTTATATGACTTCATCCAAACAGCTCCAAAACATGTAAAATTTTATACTCAGAACAGCTCTTCAAagaaaaaggtgtttttttttttacctaccTGAAGGGAACAGGAATGAAAATACAACATAATTTAGCAAGTAACAACATTTACTCATCTGGACTCCCATCAGCGAGGACCCAAATTCAGCTCTTTTAAGAGCCAGGCCCAGCTGCAGGCCAAGGCTCTCAAGGCAAAGATCATATTTAGTGTCACATTTTATATCCAAAGTGTTTCATAGCTCACCTAATATTGATCATTAAGcataaaaaaaagtttgtatGCGACTAAGAAGCAAACTGGAGATTCTGTCACTGTATGTATGTGTGGGTACAGAATGAAACTATTTGAGGAGGAGAAATCAGTAATAAGCCCATTATTTAGCTTGCACTGCGTTCAGTTGCACACCTTGATAACCAGAAAAGGGGACTGTCATGCAAGCTTCAGTAAACAGTGTGCCATATGGACAATTCCACGAGGGAACAGATTGTCACAGCTACGTTTGACCTGTTTTAGAGCAATCGTAACTCTCCCTTGGCACCATGGATGCGCTGCTGACATTTCAGCAGAATGGCTTCAAAAAAACTTGAGTGCCATTGTCAGAATAGCATCGCATTTTATGAGTGAGAAgcaatttcttcattttaaattaAGCAGCAAGCCCAGtacttctcctcctctcctcagaGCCTCTTAAAACAGTTTGAgcaggaaagagggagagacaaGAGTACTGAGAAGACAGAGCCAGGCTTTTCAGTGTACCTGTGTTAAGTTACTGAATACATGCACTTGTGCCATTCATACGCTTCAGGGATTTGAATCTCAGCCTCAGATTCAGCTTACAGAAGCCCCTGCACAGGCAGGTTATCTCAGAGGAGACGTCTGTGAGATGGCTGAGGTGGGTGGTTGGTTTCATACCTGCTCCCAGAAGGTAGCTTACTTTCTTCTGTTCATGTCCTTACCTTTGAGCCATTTTTAGACATGAgtgcattttgaaaataaaaaggaatacATTTTCACTGTGGTGCTCAAGAAACTCTAACATGCATTTTGGAAGCATGCCAGAGTGGGTCTTTGTGCCTTGAAAACATTTCAATATGGTGTTACTCTTTTAAGGGTCTTTTTCCTTGGCTTAGTCTTTAAGAATAGCCTGGAGGCTTTCAGCTTACTCAGTCGGTAAATTTTTGttgatcttttcttttttctactgTTTTTCAGGCATCGGGAAAAACGTCATCTGTGACAGAACGGCGACTCCCCTGGATGCCTTTAGGATGATGACTGCGGCTCATTATTACCCAAAGCTCATGAGTATCATGGGGAATGTTTTGCGCTTCCTGCCTGCTTTCGTGAAGATGAAGCAGCTGATCCAGGAGGGTTACGTCGGGGAGCTGCTGGTGTGCGAGGTGCAGGTGCACAGCGGGAGCCTGCTGGGCAAGAAGTACAACTGGAGCTGTGATGACCTGATGGGAGGCGGGGGCTTGCACTCGGTCGGCACCTACATCATCGACCTGCTGACCTTCCTCACCAGCCAGAAGGCCGTGAAGGTGCACGGGTTGCTCAAGACCTTCGTGAAGCAGACGGACCACATCAAGGGCATCCGGCAGATCACCAGCGACGACTTCTGTACATTTCAGATGGTCCTGGAAGGGGGTGTGTGCTGCACGGTGACGCTCAACTTCAACATCCCGGGGGAGTTCAAACAGGACATCATCGTGGTGGGCTCGGCGGGACGGCTGATTGTGATAGGTACTGATCTCTATGGACAGAGCAACAGCTCTCCTCAGCGGGAGCTCCTGCTGAAGGACTCCACGCCAGTCAGCAACTCCTTGCTTCCAGAGAAAGCCTTCAGTGACATCCCGTCCCCCTACCTGCGGGGCACCATTAAGATGGTCCAGGCTGTGCGGCAGGCCTTTGAGGACCAGGACGACAGGAGGACCTGGGACGGGAGGCCCCTTACGATGGCTGCCACTTTTGATGACTGTCTGTATGCCCTGTGTGTGG
This genomic interval from Aphelocoma coerulescens isolate FSJ_1873_10779 chromosome 2, UR_Acoe_1.0, whole genome shotgun sequence contains the following:
- the GFOD1 gene encoding glucose-fructose oxidoreductase domain-containing protein 1 isoform X1; the protein is MLPGVGVFGTGLTARVIVPLLKAEGFAVKALWGRTPEEAEELAKEMSVPFYTSRIDEVLLHQDVDLVCVNLPPPLTRQVAVKTLGIGKNVICDRTATPLDAFRMMTAAHYYPKLMSIMGNVLRFLPAFVKMKQLIQEGYVGELLVCEVQVHSGSLLGKKYNWSCDDLMGGGGLHSVGTYIIDLLTFLTSQKAVKVHGLLKTFVKQTDHIKGIRQITSDDFCTFQMVLEGGVCCTVTLNFNIPGEFKQDIIVVGSAGRLIVIGTDLYGQSNSSPQRELLLKDSTPVSNSLLPEKAFSDIPSPYLRGTIKMVQAVRQAFEDQDDRRTWDGRPLTMAATFDDCLYALCVVDTIKKSNQLGEWQNISIMTEEPELSPAYLISEAMRKSRMSLYC
- the GFOD1 gene encoding glucose-fructose oxidoreductase domain-containing protein 1 isoform X2, with translation MMTAAHYYPKLMSIMGNVLRFLPAFVKMKQLIQEGYVGELLVCEVQVHSGSLLGKKYNWSCDDLMGGGGLHSVGTYIIDLLTFLTSQKAVKVHGLLKTFVKQTDHIKGIRQITSDDFCTFQMVLEGGVCCTVTLNFNIPGEFKQDIIVVGSAGRLIVIGTDLYGQSNSSPQRELLLKDSTPVSNSLLPEKAFSDIPSPYLRGTIKMVQAVRQAFEDQDDRRTWDGRPLTMAATFDDCLYALCVVDTIKKSNQLGEWQNISIMTEEPELSPAYLISEAMRKSRMSLYC